In a genomic window of Deltaproteobacteria bacterium:
- a CDS encoding type II toxin-antitoxin system RelE/ParE family toxin, whose translation MAKVIYSEQAFSDFERLSDFLAGTDLDLAFATVDAIQEGIAILERHPLIGRPVEHELRELVISRGKTGYVALYAYLEDRDVALVLAIRHQREAGYAGARDLTPSASAATSARSARPRRRPGRATPAAAAPPPSA comes from the coding sequence GTGGCGAAGGTGATCTATTCGGAGCAGGCGTTCTCCGACTTCGAGCGCCTCTCCGACTTCCTGGCCGGCACCGATCTCGACCTCGCCTTCGCCACGGTGGATGCCATCCAGGAGGGCATTGCGATACTCGAGCGACACCCCCTTATCGGCCGGCCGGTCGAGCATGAGCTGCGCGAGCTGGTGATCTCACGCGGGAAGACGGGGTACGTGGCGCTCTACGCATACCTGGAAGACAGGGACGTGGCACTGGTGCTCGCCATCCGTCACCAGCGCGAGGCGGGCTACGCAGGCGCCCGAGACCTCACGCCGTCCGCTTCCGCCGCGACGTCAGCGCGGAGCGCGCGCCCCCGTCGCCGCCCTGGTCGAGCAACGCCAGCAGCCGCCGCGCCGCCTCCGTCGGCGTGA